The genomic window GGCTTCGGTCGCGGCATCCCAGGCCGCGATCTGGGCATAGCGGGTAACACCGTTCTGGCGCAACCAGTCCGACAGCTTCGGCCCGATGCCCTTGATCCGGGTCAGGTCATCGCCATCCTCCATCGCCGGCGCGGCCTCGATCGGCATCTGCACCGGCTGGCGCGGCTCGGGCCCCATGCCGGCCGCCACCAGCAGCGCCTGCGGCTGCACCTCGGCCTGACGGCTCTGCCAGTCGCGCGGCGGCACCGCCTCGAGCGGCGGCAGGGGCGCAGGCTGATCGTGGCACACCAGCCATTGCATCAATGCCCCGAACAGAACTGCCGTCACCACACCCAGAAACAGCCCGCCCCAGAAGGACAGATCGCCGATGCCGGCCGTGAACAGCACCACCAGAACCCCGGCGATTGCCGCCGAGATCCAGCAGTTCCTGTTGCATTCCGACCGTTCCATTGCGGGCTGTCCCTTGCTGTCGCCGGTCAGGCGGTTTCCCCGGCCTTGAGCCAGGGGGTCTTGATCGGCAGTTCGGTGCCGTCGATGCGCTTGATGGTGTCGGCCTGTTCCAGCGCCAGCGCCACGCTGGCATTGCGGTCCGGACCGCTTCCCTTCAACCCCGCCAGCGCCACCGGCCCGCCCAGCGGCTCGGCAGCGAAACGGCCGTTCTGCGGCCCCGGCACCGGCACCTCGCCGGCGGCAAAGCTGTCGATCAGCGCCGACAGCCTTTCGGCCGTCAGATCCTCGTAGAAGTCCTTGCCGATCTGCGCCATGGGCGCATTGGTGCAGGCACCCAGACACTCGACCTCTTCCCAGCTGAAGCGGCCATCCGCCGACAGGGTGTGCGGCGTGGGCGCGATCTTTTCCTGGCAGACCCGGATCAGATCCTCGGCGCCGCAGATCATGCAGGTGGTGGTGCCGCAGATCTGGATATGCGCCACACTGCCCACGGGTTGCAGCTGGAACATGAAATAGAAGGTCGCAACCTCCAGCGCACGAATATGCGGCATGCCCAGAAGGTCGGCGCAATATTCGATGGCGGGCCGGCTCAGCCATCCCTCCTGCTCCTGGGCGCGCCACAATACCGGAATGATCGCCGATTGCTGGCGACCCGGCGGGTATTTGGTCATCTGGGCCCGGGCCCATTCCAGATTGGCGGGCGTGAACTCGAAC from Paracoccus sp. SMMA_5_TC includes these protein-coding regions:
- the nuoE gene encoding NADH-quinone oxidoreductase subunit NuoE, which encodes MLRRLSPHQPDSFEFTPANLEWARAQMTKYPPGRQQSAIIPVLWRAQEQEGWLSRPAIEYCADLLGMPHIRALEVATFYFMFQLQPVGSVAHIQICGTTTCMICGAEDLIRVCQEKIAPTPHTLSADGRFSWEEVECLGACTNAPMAQIGKDFYEDLTAERLSALIDSFAAGEVPVPGPQNGRFAAEPLGGPVALAGLKGSGPDRNASVALALEQADTIKRIDGTELPIKTPWLKAGETA